From Chloroflexi bacterium ADurb.Bin180, the proteins below share one genomic window:
- the spoVD_3 gene encoding Stage V sporulation protein D: MSSNSSSTNLLPVGKWLQRTALAAILAATLLAACTASATPTPVSTPTPVPTPTPSLQGADEVVRAYLQAWQESDYARMYTYLSPSAQAGISADKFTSRYKAIADEATLQSLVATESPAQRTSATAAVAAFSIAAETSLAGPFRLDNQLRLSYQGTQWGIDWTTESIFPLLGPEKLVHMFVQVPSRAGIYDRRGLALAVNENLVELGVVPGKVTDEALLLRTLSGLLGEPEDKIKARYAAAARPDWFMPVGVISAAAADKNEDLLSSIAGITWREKDKRSYPQASLAAQVVGYMARIDAKTLERLSGQGYNETDMLGVAGLEAWGEKYLGGTRGGTLAIISQDGRIVWTLAEKAARSSASLYTTLDSELQRTAETILGTRVGAIAAIDVRNGEVLALVSYPGYDPGELTAGTPTGGWEALLNDPYHPFLDRAIAGVYPPGSTFKIITLAAGLQELRLSENTTYYCAGRWNGLNDGAIRTCWVPTGHGSLTLFQGLAQSCDTVFWEVGKALNERSPYVLPQYARAFGLGQVSGLNALDEAQGLIPDPDWKAKAYSGAEQNWLPRDAVNMAIGQGDVLATPLQMANLVAAVANGGTLYRPRLIREIRSAMDGVVASFGPQVAGQLPVSAANLRVIQRAMEAVVTQGSAQRAFIGSPVRMAGKSGTAEAPPGEPHGWFVGFAPADNPQIAVAVVLEHGGEGGKNAAPLFRQVIEAYLAQPR; this comes from the coding sequence ATGTCGAGCAACAGCAGTTCAACCAACTTGCTTCCTGTGGGCAAATGGCTGCAGCGGACTGCCCTGGCAGCGATCCTCGCTGCGACCCTGCTAGCGGCCTGCACGGCGAGCGCAACGCCGACCCCTGTTTCCACGCCGACGCCGGTGCCGACCCCGACACCTTCTCTCCAGGGCGCCGATGAGGTCGTCAGGGCATACCTTCAAGCCTGGCAGGAATCCGATTATGCGCGCATGTACACCTACCTGTCGCCATCGGCACAGGCCGGAATTTCCGCCGACAAGTTCACCTCCCGCTACAAGGCAATCGCCGACGAAGCGACCTTGCAAAGCCTCGTCGCTACAGAGTCCCCCGCGCAGCGGACGTCGGCTACTGCGGCAGTCGCTGCCTTCAGCATTGCTGCCGAGACCAGTCTGGCCGGGCCGTTTCGGCTGGACAACCAGTTGAGGCTGAGCTACCAGGGCACACAATGGGGCATCGATTGGACGACCGAGAGCATCTTTCCGCTGCTAGGTCCCGAAAAGCTCGTGCACATGTTCGTCCAGGTGCCTTCGCGAGCGGGGATCTATGACCGGCGCGGTCTGGCCCTGGCCGTCAACGAGAACCTGGTGGAGCTTGGCGTTGTTCCCGGCAAGGTAACGGATGAAGCTCTGCTATTGCGCACCCTCAGCGGCCTGCTGGGCGAGCCAGAAGACAAGATCAAGGCGCGGTACGCAGCGGCTGCTCGCCCTGATTGGTTCATGCCGGTGGGCGTGATCAGTGCCGCAGCCGCCGACAAGAACGAGGATTTGCTTTCGTCCATCGCCGGTATCACCTGGCGCGAGAAGGACAAACGGTCCTATCCGCAGGCCAGTCTGGCGGCACAGGTAGTGGGCTATATGGCGCGCATTGACGCCAAGACACTGGAGCGTCTGAGCGGTCAGGGTTACAACGAGACGGACATGCTGGGTGTGGCCGGGCTGGAGGCGTGGGGCGAAAAGTACCTGGGGGGCACGCGGGGCGGCACGTTGGCCATCATCAGCCAGGATGGCCGCATCGTCTGGACCCTGGCTGAGAAAGCGGCAAGGAGCAGCGCCAGTCTCTACACGACGTTGGATTCAGAACTGCAGCGCACGGCGGAGACAATCCTTGGCACGAGAGTGGGGGCCATCGCTGCCATCGACGTACGCAACGGCGAGGTGCTGGCCCTGGTCAGCTACCCGGGTTATGACCCTGGCGAACTGACGGCCGGGACCCCCACTGGCGGATGGGAGGCCCTGCTCAATGATCCCTACCATCCTTTTTTGGACCGTGCCATCGCTGGCGTCTACCCGCCGGGATCGACGTTCAAGATCATCACTCTGGCCGCAGGTCTGCAGGAGCTGCGGTTGTCGGAGAACACCACCTACTACTGCGCCGGTCGCTGGAACGGCCTCAACGACGGCGCCATACGGACCTGCTGGGTGCCGACTGGCCACGGCTCGCTAACTCTGTTTCAGGGGTTGGCTCAGTCGTGCGATACCGTGTTCTGGGAAGTGGGCAAGGCGCTCAACGAACGCAGCCCCTATGTTCTGCCACAGTACGCCCGGGCCTTTGGGCTGGGTCAGGTGAGTGGGCTGAATGCCCTGGACGAAGCTCAGGGACTGATCCCTGACCCGGACTGGAAGGCCAAGGCCTACTCGGGTGCTGAGCAGAATTGGCTGCCGCGCGATGCGGTCAACATGGCCATTGGCCAGGGTGACGTGCTGGCAACGCCCTTGCAGATGGCCAACCTGGTCGCTGCTGTGGCCAACGGAGGCACTCTCTACCGGCCGCGTCTCATCCGTGAGATCAGGTCGGCGATGGATGGCGTTGTGGCCAGCTTTGGTCCTCAGGTTGCGGGGCAGCTCCCGGTTTCTGCGGCAAACCTGCGGGTCATTCAGCGCGCGATGGAGGCGGTGGTCACTCAGGGGTCAGCACAACGGGCGTTCATCGGTTCGCCCGTGCGTATGGCGGGCAAGTCAGGTACAGCCGAGGCACCGCCTGGTGAACCTCATGGCTGGTTCGTTGGCTTTGCCCCGGCCGATAACCCGCAGATTGCAGTAGCGGTGGTGCTCGAGCACGGTGGTGAGGGCGGCAAGAACGCCGCGCCGCTGTTCCGCCAGGTCATTGAAGCCTACTTGGCCCAGCCACGCTAG
- the liaR_2 gene encoding Transcriptional regulatory protein LiaR: MAPSDTGKVEETLAAAPTVLSDRELEILRLVATGATNQQIAHDLFISVNTVKVHLRNIFAKLGVESRTEATTYAIRAGWVAMPIPPTLAEDTNTPAPAKPRIALWQRVVFLVAAALTAALVLSPPSRQTAGNGGQLTDQSSAGTSGSPGAASSRWLNKAQMPTARSRLAVAASGGLVYAIGGDTADGVTGIVEVYNPADDTWARRASKPRPTRNISAAVLEGRIYVPGGYDATDQAISAVEVYDPSSDTWNEVHPLPEPLCAYAMTAWQGRLYLFGGSDGIRYLDHVWIYDPDTDTWGAGTALSQPRGFAAAAAVGERIYLVGGYDGQVELPLCEEYRPAAEGTGESPWTARRSMSSPRGGLVAVPAEGYLYVMGGGWTTYLTGSERYDIAKDLWTTFDSPLLGQWRTFGAAAVESKDGTVVHTIGGWSDRHLSANLVYQVFYRIYLPGL; encoded by the coding sequence ATGGCCCCCAGCGATACAGGCAAGGTTGAGGAGACTCTCGCCGCTGCACCAACGGTCCTGAGCGACCGCGAGCTGGAGATCCTCCGGCTGGTTGCCACCGGGGCGACCAACCAGCAAATTGCCCATGACCTGTTCATTAGCGTGAACACGGTCAAGGTTCACCTCCGGAACATCTTTGCCAAGCTGGGAGTCGAATCGCGGACCGAGGCGACCACCTACGCTATCCGTGCTGGGTGGGTCGCCATGCCGATTCCCCCGACGTTGGCCGAGGACACGAACACCCCGGCTCCCGCCAAACCCCGCATTGCCCTCTGGCAGCGCGTTGTTTTCCTCGTCGCCGCCGCGCTGACTGCCGCGCTGGTACTGTCCCCGCCCTCACGACAGACGGCGGGCAATGGCGGCCAGCTCACTGACCAGTCAAGTGCTGGGACGAGCGGCTCTCCTGGCGCCGCCTCTTCGCGCTGGCTCAACAAGGCCCAGATGCCGACTGCGCGGTCGCGGTTGGCCGTTGCCGCCAGTGGCGGACTCGTCTACGCCATCGGTGGCGATACGGCCGACGGCGTCACGGGTATCGTCGAGGTGTACAACCCGGCCGACGATACCTGGGCGCGTCGAGCCAGCAAGCCCAGGCCAACGCGCAACATCTCCGCGGCGGTACTGGAGGGCCGGATCTACGTGCCGGGCGGCTACGATGCCACAGATCAGGCCATCAGCGCCGTCGAGGTCTATGATCCCTCCAGTGACACCTGGAACGAGGTGCACCCACTGCCCGAACCCCTCTGCGCCTATGCGATGACGGCCTGGCAGGGCAGGCTCTACCTCTTTGGCGGGTCAGACGGCATTCGCTACCTGGATCACGTATGGATTTACGATCCGGACACGGACACCTGGGGCGCTGGCACGGCCCTCAGTCAGCCACGGGGCTTTGCGGCCGCCGCAGCCGTGGGCGAGAGGATCTATCTCGTCGGGGGGTACGACGGGCAGGTGGAACTGCCCCTGTGCGAGGAGTACCGCCCGGCCGCTGAGGGTACCGGCGAGTCACCATGGACGGCAAGACGGTCCATGTCTTCTCCGCGCGGGGGCCTCGTAGCGGTACCGGCCGAAGGGTACCTCTATGTGATGGGCGGTGGGTGGACAACCTACCTCACGGGCAGTGAGCGCTATGACATTGCGAAGGACCTGTGGACTACCTTCGATTCGCCTCTGCTGGGACAGTGGAGAACCTTTGGCGCTGCGGCTGTAGAGTCAAAGGATGGTACGGTGGTGCACACCATCGGCGGCTGGAGCGATCGTCACTTGAGCGCCAACCTCGTCTACCAGGTCTTTTACCGCATCTACTTGCCAGGACTCTAG